A genomic window from Salvia hispanica cultivar TCC Black 2014 chromosome 5, UniMelb_Shisp_WGS_1.0, whole genome shotgun sequence includes:
- the LOC125189116 gene encoding SUMO-activating enzyme subunit 2 isoform X2 has product MDSEQQQSAIEGAKVLMVGAGGIGCELLKTLALSGFRDIHIIDMDTIEVSNLNRQFLFRQSHVGQSKAKVARDAVLKFRPDISITSYHANVKDPDFNVDFFKQFNVVMNGLDNLDARRHVNRLCLASGVPLIESGTTGFLGQVTVHIKGKTECYECQNKPAPKTYPVCTITSTPSKFVHCVVWAKDLLFAKLFGPKNQENDLNVRSSDSSSSSEQVEDVFEHKNGEEIEQYARKIFDHVFGYNIELALSNEDTWKSRGKPRPIYCKDVILAEHVHQNGNQGRGSAAGDMTSVSAMATLGLKNPQDLWSLKENAAVFLEALKLFLLKREKEIGNLSFDKDDQLAVELVTAAANIRATSFGIPLHSLFETKGIAGNIVHAVATTNAVIAGLIVIEAIKVLENDVKNYRMTFCLEHSSNKMLLMPVEPFEANKSCYVCSETPLTLEINTRHSKLRDLVDKIVKAKLGMSSPLIMQDSTLLYEVGDDLDEGEVANYAANLEKVLSELPSPVRGGTILTVEDLQQEFKCSINIKHREEFDEEKEPDGMVLFGWTQAQAAEKNSKVSADNGASTSGASEAASTEPEDDDDLQIIIPPSVSGRKRKLSDVTATSGAPSAAKEPKIKRKAEEIEGENDIVMLDDGNKVKKGEA; this is encoded by the exons ATGGATTCCGAGCAGCAGCAATCCGCAATTGAG GGTGCAAAAGTGCTTATGGTGGGCGCTGGCGGCATAGGGTGCGAGCTACTGAAAACCCTCGCTCTATCGGGGTTCAGAGATATCCATATC ATTGACATGGATACAATTGAAGTCAGCAATCTAAATAGACAGTTCTTATTTCGACAATCACATGTTGGTCAGTCGAAAGCCAAA GTTGCTCGAGATGCAGTATTGAAATTTAGGCCTGACATTAGCATCACATCCTACCATGCGAATGTGAAGGACCCTGATTTCAATGTTGATTTCTTTAAGCAGTTCAATGTTGTTATGAATGGGCTTGACAATTTGGATGCCAGACGGCATGTCAACCGCCTTTGCTTGGCATCCGGTGTGCCATTGATTGAAAGCGGTACCACTGGCTTTCTGGGACAG GTGACTGTTCACATAAAGGGTAAAACAGAATGTTATGAATGTCAGAATAAGCCAGCTCCAAAAACTTACCCTGTTTGTACTATTACAAGTACTCCTTCAAAG TTTGTACACTGTGTAGTATGGGCGAAGGACCTGCTTTTTGCAAAATTATTTGGCCCCAAAAATCAGGAAAATGATTTGAATGTTCGTTCTAGTGATTCTTCAAGCTCATCCGAACAAGTTGAAGATGTTTTTGAACACAAAAATGGGGAAGAAATTGAACAATATGCAAGGAAGATATTTGATCATGTATTCGGTTATAACATTGAGTTAGCTTTGTCGAATGAAGATACATGGAAATCTCGTGGCAAGCCAAGGCCTATATATTGCAAAGATGTCATTCTAGCTGAGCATGTTCaccaaaatggaaatcaaGGTAGAGGCTCAGCAGCTGGAGATATGACATCAGTGTCTGCAATGGCAACTCTAGGTCTGAAAAATCCACAGGATCTTTGGAGCTTGAAAGAGAACGCAGCAGTATTTCTTGAggctctaaaattatttttattgaaacgAGAAAAG GAAATTGGTAACTTGAGTTTTGACAAAGATGATCAGCTGGCTGTAGAACTTGTTACTGCAGCGGCAAATATCAGAGCTACTTCATTTGGCATCCCCTTGCATAGCCTTTTTGAAACCAAAGGTATTGCTGGAAACATTGTACATGCTGTTGCCACAACAAATGCTGTCATTGCTGGATTGATTGTGATCGAGGCTATTAAGGTGCTGGAGAATGATGTTAAGAACTATAG GATGACTTTCTGTCTTGAGCATTCTTCAAATAAGATGCTACTCATGCCAGTCGAGCCCTTTGAGGCAAACAAGTCATGCTATGTTTGCTCCGAG ACACCTTTGACGCTTGAGATTAATACACGCCATTCAAAGCTGAGGGACCTTGTTGACAAGATTGTGAAGGCAAAGCTTGGCATGAGCTCACCCCTAATCATGCAAGATTCCACACTTCTTTATGAGGTTGGTGATGATCTTGATGAAGGAGAGGTTGCCAATTATGCAGCAAACCTTGAAAAG GTGCTATCTGAGCTTCCTTCTCCAGTCCGTGGTGGGACAATTCTTACCGTTGAGGATCTTCAACAGGAGTTTAAATGCAGCATCAATATCAAGCACAG GGAAGAATTTGATGAAGAGAAGGAACCTGATGGAATGGTTCTCTTCGGCTGGACACAAGCTCAGGCAGCGGAAAAGAACAGCAAAGTATCAGCTGACAATGGTGCGAGCACCTCTGGTGCATCTGAAGCTGCTTCCACCGAGCCCGAGGATGACGATGACTTACAAATCATCATTCCACCATCAGTATCAGGAAGGAAGAGAAAGCTATCCGACGTCACTGCTACTTCAGGTGCTCCATCTGCTGCCAAGGAACCAAAGATCAAGAGAAAGGCAGAAGAGATCGAAGGTGAGAATGACATAGTCATGCTTGACGACGGCAACAAAGTGAAGAAAGGAGAAGCATAG
- the LOC125186129 gene encoding protein CHROMATIN REMODELING 35-like produces the protein MDADTDRNYLSPFMKRFPATSSSDLGPKRRKRIKADEGSNYSYGTFPASWRYVVEQRRNQTYTQALNESDPYTTKILLNQLDSGRFGSVTKEIEELIKRRRQVLDYFYAQNPELSLTTCPDVQESVVSKPMELVAPDVIDLDDDNDGEMERLIPESQLSHHAAPVVIIDSDDDNDATCGPLEVDLKPPSINLLIKDKPTANLLIKDKPTTNLLMKDYVDWNSGKSKNFLEAGTQMHITDEAETGTTSDKGVYVGTDDSEGDDELSNTNSDGLDDIWQEMTKALVDSKDATGEALHDQYDVGDEEDCEHSFIFKDDIGDVCRICGVIKRGIETIIEYNFSKTSRTTRTYKYEGRTSREYEHIDIPLDRFKLSDGDSTVAEIHPHPRHKREMKPHQVEGFNFLLSNLVADKPGGCILAHAPGSGKTFMIISFLQSFMAKYPNARPLVVLPRGLLSIWKKEFLRWQVEVIPLHDFYSVKADSRIQQLEVLKEWKKERSILFLGYKQFSSIICDSDSGNVARACQTILLEDPDILILDEGHTPRNQDTDVLTSLERIATPRKVVLSGTLYQNQVKEVFNILNLVRPRFLKMDTSKVIRRRILSRAEISGRRNLMKHGTDNEFYELIEHTLIKDENRLRKVTVIQDLREMTRSVLHYYKGDNLDELPGLVEFSVYLQLSPRQKADVKELTKTVARKFSVNAQGSAIYLHPTLKTLAKSSGVKDRVDEGKIDAILGSLNVKEGVKLNFYLNLLHLCEASGEKLLVFSQYLLPLKFLERITAKVKGYSIGKEMFMITGDSDAETRDFSMDKFNSSSEARVFFGSIKACGEGISLVGASRIIILDVHLNPSVTRQAIGRAFRPGQLKKVYTYRLVASDSPEQEDHNSCFKKESIAKLWFEWEEGSGPLNFEMEEVDDVSNCGDDFLETPRLREDVVKVYRR, from the exons ATGGATGCTGATACCGACAGAAATTATCTCAGTCCATTTATGAAGAGATTTCCGGCTACTTCTTCAAGCG ATTTGGGCCCAAAACGACGCAAAAGGATAAAAGCAGATGAAGGAAGTAATTATAGTTATGGTACCTTTCCTGCTTCATGGCGATATGTAGTTGAGCAGAGAAGAAACCAAACATATACACAAGCTCTGAATGAATCGGATCCTTACACCACAAAGATTTTGCTGAACCAATTGGATTCTGGTAGATTTGGGAGTGTGACGAAGGAGATAGAAGAGCTTATTAAGCGGAGACGGCAGGTGTTGGATTACTTTTATGCACAGAATCCTGAACTATCATTGACCACATGTCCTGATGTGCAAGAGTCAGTGGTGTCAAAGCCGATGGAGCTAGTTGCTCCTGATGTCATTGACCTTGATGATGATAATGATGGGGAAATGGAAAGGTTGATTCCAGAATCACAGCTTTCCCATCATGCTGCCCCAGTGGTTATCATTGATTCAGATGATGATAATGATGCTACATGTGGTCCACTGGAAGTGGATTTGAAGCCACCTTCTATTAATCTTCTCATTAAGGATAAACCTACTGCAAATCTTCTCATTAAGGATAAACCTACCACAAATCTCCTCATGAAAGATTATGTG GACTGGAATTCTGGCAAAAGCAAAAATTTTCTAGAAGCAGGTACTCAAATGCATATTACAGACGAAGCTGAAACTGGAACCACAAGTGATAAAGGAGTGTATGTGGGTACCGATGACTCAGAGGGGGATGATGAATTGTCTAATACCAATTCAGATGGTCTGGATGATATCTGGCAAGAGATGACGAAGGCTTTAGTGGATTCAAAG GATGCTACTGGAGAAGCTCTACATGATCAATATGATGTTGGGGATGAAGAAGACTGTGAgcattcttttatttttaaagatgacattggtgatGTATGCCGGATTTGTGGGGTTATTAAGAGAGGAATTGAAACCATTATTGAATATAACTTCTCAAAG ACCTCAAGGACTACAAGAACTTACAAATATGAAGGACGAACCAGTAGGGAGTATGAGCATATTGATATCCCCCTTGATCGATTCAAATTATCGGATGGTGATTCTACTGTTGCTGAAATTCACCCACATCCACGCCACAAAAGGGAGATGAAACCCCATCAAGTTGAGGGTTTTAACTTTCTTCTGAGCAACCTAGTGGCAGATAAACCTGGAGGTTGTATACTGGCACATGCTCCTGGTTCTGGTAAGACATTCATGATCATAAGTTTCCTTCAGAGTTTCATGGCCAAATATCCAAATGCAAGACCTCTGGTTGTGTTGCCGAGGGGCCTCTTGTCGATATGGAAAAAAGAATTCCTCCGATGGCAAGTCGAGGTGATACCTTTACATGACTTCTACTCAGTTAAAGCTGACAGCCGCATACAGCAGCTTGAAGTTTTGAAAGAATGGAAGAAAGAAAGGAGCATACTGTTTCTAGGATACAAACAGTTCTCCTCTATTATCTGCGATTCTGACAGCGGGAATGTTGCTCGGGCATGCCAAACTATTTTGCTGGAGGACCCAGATATTCTCATCCTAGATGAAGGTCACACTCCTCGGAACCAAGACACTGATGTCTTGACCTCACTGGAGAGGATTGCAACTCCTAGAAAGGTGGTTCTTTCTGGGACACTCTATCAAAACCAAGTGAAAGAAGTTTTTAATATCTTAAATCTTGTGCGGCCAAGGTTTCTGAAGATGGATACTTCTAAAGTCATAAGGAGGCGTATCTTGAGCAGGGCAGAGATATCTGGCAGAAGGAATTTGATGAAGCATGGCACAGACAATGAGTTCTATGAACTTATAGAGCATACGCTGATCAAAGATGAAAACCGACTCCGGAAGGTGACTGTGATACAAGACTTGCGGGAAATGACTAGAAGTGTCTTGCATTATTACAAGGGTGATAACTTAGATGAACTTCCCGGGCTTGTGGAATTTTCAGTTTATCTTCAGCTCAGCCCCAGACAGAAGGCTGACGTTAAAGAGCTGACAAAAACAGTGGCTAGGAAGTTCTCAGTTAATGCACAAGGAAGTGCTATTTATCTGCACCCAACATTGAAGACACTTGCCAAGAGTTCCGGTGTAAAAGATAGAGTTGATGAGGGGAAAATTGATGCCATCTTGGGGAGCCTAAATGTGAAAGAAGGTGTGAAGCTCAACTTCTACCTTAATCTTCTCCATCTCTGTGAAGCAAGTGGAGAGAAACTGCTAGTGTTTAGCCAATACCTCCTACCCCTGAAATTCTTGGAGAGAATAACGGCTAAAGTCAAGGGTTACAGCATTGGCAAGGAGATGTTCATGATCACGGGTGATTCAGATGCAGAGACACGTGATTTTTCAATGGATAAATTCAACAGTTCATCTGAAGCTCGTGTCTTCTTTGGCTCCATCAAAGCCTGTGGGGAGGGGATATCTCTGGTGGGGGCATCTCGCATCATTATACTGGACGTCCATCTAAATCCATCAGTCACTCGCCAAGCAATTGGGCGAGCATTTAGACCTGGCCAGCTCAAGAAAGTCTACACTTACAGGCTGGTCGCATCTGACTCACCTGAACAGGAGGATCACAATTCATGCTTCAAGAAGGAGTCAATTGCGAAGCTGTGGTTTGAATGGGAGGAGGGCAGTGGTCCGCTGAATTTTGAGATGGAGGAAGTTGACGATGTCAGCAATTGTGGAGACGACTTTTTGGAGACTCCGCGACTGAGGGAAGACGTCGTCAAAGTGTATAGAAGGTAG
- the LOC125187025 gene encoding bifunctional phosphatase IMPL2, chloroplastic isoform X1, protein MQMQSLQLLPHSRSTFPSLTPPPAFPLALSSDRKPSALNLASIRFNSIKMDSARCSLSNGHGGTSQAAIALEFDDCDLDRFADVGNQLADAAGDVIRRYFRKSFDILDKPDLSPVTIADQAAEESMVKIIHENFPSHAIYGEENGWMCKEDFADFVWVLDPIDGTKSFITGKPVFGTLISLLHKGEPVRFPGIYSSEEGCEEKYILGIIDQPILKERWIGITGRRTALNGQEISTRYCEQLSKAYMYTTSPHLFTGDAEVAFARVRSKVKVPLYGCDCYAYALLASGFVDLVVESGLKPYDFLSLIPVIEGAGGVITDWEGNQLKWEASSKSQAPPSFNVVAAGDKRVHDEALETLEWH, encoded by the exons ATGCAGATGCAATCTCTCCAGCTCCTCCCCCATTCTCGCTCCACCTTTCCCTCTCTAACTCCGCCGCCTGCATTTCCTCTTGCTCTCTCCTCCGATCGTAAGCCTTCAGCCCTAAATCTCGCCTCGATTcgattcaattcaattaagaTGGATTCAGCTCGTTGCTCTCTCTCTAATGGCCACGGAGGTACAAGTCAAGCCGCCATTGCCCTAGAATTTGACGATTGCGACCTCGACCGTTTCGCAGACGTCGGCAACCAGCTTGCAGACGCCGCCGGCGATGTCATCCGCCGCTATTTCCGCAAGAGCTTCGACATACTCGATAAGCCGGATTTAA GTCCTGTGACGATTGCGGATCAGGCGGCGGAGGAGTCAATGGTGAAAATTATACATGAGAATTTTCCTTCTCATGCAAT TTATGGGGAGGAGAATGGATGGATGTGCAAAGAAGACTTTGCAGATTTTGTTTGGGTTCTGGATCCTATAGACGGCACTAAAAGTTTTATCACTG GCAAACCTGTGTTTGGAACTCTAATTTCTTTACTCCACAAGGGGGAACCGGTAAGGTTCCCAGGTATTTACTCCAGTGAGGAAGGCTGTGAAGAGAAATAT ATTCTTGGCATTATTGATCAACCTATCcttaaagaaagatggattgGCATAACTGGGAGGAGAACTGCTTTGAATGGACAGGAGATCTCAACACGTTATTGTGAACAACTGTCAAAAGCATATAT GTATACAACTAGCCCTCATTTATTTACTGGGGATGCTGAGGTGGCATTCGCTCGGGTTAGAAGTAAG GTAAAAGTGCCACTTTATGGCTGTGATTGTTATGCTTATGCTCTGTTGGCGTCAGGTTTTGTGGACCTCGTGGTTGAGTCAGGCCTCAAG CCATACGATTTCCTTTCCCTGATACCTGTGATCGAAGGTGCTGGTGGAGTTATAACAGATTGGGAAGGGAATCAACTGAAATGGGAGGCTTCTTCGAAATCACAAGCTCCTCCAA GCTTCAACGTAGTGGCGGCTGGGGACAAAAGGGTTCATGATGAAGCTCTGGAGACGTTGGAATGGCACTAG
- the LOC125189116 gene encoding SUMO-activating enzyme subunit 2 isoform X1 codes for MDSEQQQSAIEGAKVLMVGAGGIGCELLKTLALSGFRDIHIIDMDTIEVSNLNRQFLFRQSHVGQSKAKVARDAVLKFRPDISITSYHANVKDPDFNVDFFKQFNVVMNGLDNLDARRHVNRLCLASGVPLIESGTTGFLGQVTVHIKGKTECYECQNKPAPKTYPVCTITSTPSKFVHCVVWAKDLLFAKLFGPKNQENDLNVRSSDSSSSSEQVEDVFEHKNGEEIEQYARKIFDHVFGYNIELALSNEDTWKSRGKPRPIYCKDVILAEHVHQNGNQGRGSAAGDMTSVSAMATLGLKNPQDLWSLKENAAVFLEALKLFLLKREKEIGNLSFDKDDQLAVELVTAAANIRATSFGIPLHSLFETKGIAGNIVHAVATTNAVIAGLIVIEAIKVLENDVKNYRMTFCLEHSSNKMLLMPVEPFEANKSCYVCSETPLTLEINTRHSKLRDLVDKIVKAKLGMSSPLIMQDSTLLYEVGDDLDEGEVANYAANLEKVLSELPSPVRGGTILTVEDLQQEFKCSINIKHRFVLCFGELWLLWEEFDEEKEPDGMVLFGWTQAQAAEKNSKVSADNGASTSGASEAASTEPEDDDDLQIIIPPSVSGRKRKLSDVTATSGAPSAAKEPKIKRKAEEIEGENDIVMLDDGNKVKKGEA; via the exons ATGGATTCCGAGCAGCAGCAATCCGCAATTGAG GGTGCAAAAGTGCTTATGGTGGGCGCTGGCGGCATAGGGTGCGAGCTACTGAAAACCCTCGCTCTATCGGGGTTCAGAGATATCCATATC ATTGACATGGATACAATTGAAGTCAGCAATCTAAATAGACAGTTCTTATTTCGACAATCACATGTTGGTCAGTCGAAAGCCAAA GTTGCTCGAGATGCAGTATTGAAATTTAGGCCTGACATTAGCATCACATCCTACCATGCGAATGTGAAGGACCCTGATTTCAATGTTGATTTCTTTAAGCAGTTCAATGTTGTTATGAATGGGCTTGACAATTTGGATGCCAGACGGCATGTCAACCGCCTTTGCTTGGCATCCGGTGTGCCATTGATTGAAAGCGGTACCACTGGCTTTCTGGGACAG GTGACTGTTCACATAAAGGGTAAAACAGAATGTTATGAATGTCAGAATAAGCCAGCTCCAAAAACTTACCCTGTTTGTACTATTACAAGTACTCCTTCAAAG TTTGTACACTGTGTAGTATGGGCGAAGGACCTGCTTTTTGCAAAATTATTTGGCCCCAAAAATCAGGAAAATGATTTGAATGTTCGTTCTAGTGATTCTTCAAGCTCATCCGAACAAGTTGAAGATGTTTTTGAACACAAAAATGGGGAAGAAATTGAACAATATGCAAGGAAGATATTTGATCATGTATTCGGTTATAACATTGAGTTAGCTTTGTCGAATGAAGATACATGGAAATCTCGTGGCAAGCCAAGGCCTATATATTGCAAAGATGTCATTCTAGCTGAGCATGTTCaccaaaatggaaatcaaGGTAGAGGCTCAGCAGCTGGAGATATGACATCAGTGTCTGCAATGGCAACTCTAGGTCTGAAAAATCCACAGGATCTTTGGAGCTTGAAAGAGAACGCAGCAGTATTTCTTGAggctctaaaattatttttattgaaacgAGAAAAG GAAATTGGTAACTTGAGTTTTGACAAAGATGATCAGCTGGCTGTAGAACTTGTTACTGCAGCGGCAAATATCAGAGCTACTTCATTTGGCATCCCCTTGCATAGCCTTTTTGAAACCAAAGGTATTGCTGGAAACATTGTACATGCTGTTGCCACAACAAATGCTGTCATTGCTGGATTGATTGTGATCGAGGCTATTAAGGTGCTGGAGAATGATGTTAAGAACTATAG GATGACTTTCTGTCTTGAGCATTCTTCAAATAAGATGCTACTCATGCCAGTCGAGCCCTTTGAGGCAAACAAGTCATGCTATGTTTGCTCCGAG ACACCTTTGACGCTTGAGATTAATACACGCCATTCAAAGCTGAGGGACCTTGTTGACAAGATTGTGAAGGCAAAGCTTGGCATGAGCTCACCCCTAATCATGCAAGATTCCACACTTCTTTATGAGGTTGGTGATGATCTTGATGAAGGAGAGGTTGCCAATTATGCAGCAAACCTTGAAAAG GTGCTATCTGAGCTTCCTTCTCCAGTCCGTGGTGGGACAATTCTTACCGTTGAGGATCTTCAACAGGAGTTTAAATGCAGCATCAATATCAAGCACAGGTTTGTCCTGTGCTTTGGCGAGTTGTGGCTGCTTTG GGAAGAATTTGATGAAGAGAAGGAACCTGATGGAATGGTTCTCTTCGGCTGGACACAAGCTCAGGCAGCGGAAAAGAACAGCAAAGTATCAGCTGACAATGGTGCGAGCACCTCTGGTGCATCTGAAGCTGCTTCCACCGAGCCCGAGGATGACGATGACTTACAAATCATCATTCCACCATCAGTATCAGGAAGGAAGAGAAAGCTATCCGACGTCACTGCTACTTCAGGTGCTCCATCTGCTGCCAAGGAACCAAAGATCAAGAGAAAGGCAGAAGAGATCGAAGGTGAGAATGACATAGTCATGCTTGACGACGGCAACAAAGTGAAGAAAGGAGAAGCATAG
- the LOC125186511 gene encoding 26S proteasome regulatory subunit S10B homolog B, with protein MSSENDDAARRKAAIADYRKKLLTHKELDVRVRSARDNLRATKKEYNKTEDDLKSLQSVGQIIGEVLRPLDNERLIVKASSGPRYVVGCRNKVDKEKLTAGTRVVLDMTTLTIMRALPREVDPVVYNMLHEDPGNVSYSAVGGLSDQIRELRESIELPLMNPELFIRVGIKPPKGVLLYGPPGTGKTLLARAIASNIDANFLKVVSSAIIDKYIGESARLIREMFNYARDHQPCIIFMDEIDAIGGRRFSEGTSADREIQRTLMELLNQLDGFDQLGKVKMIMATNRPDVLDPALLRPGRLDRKIEIPLPNEQSRMEILKIHASGIAKHGEIDYEAVVKLAEGFNGADLRNICTEAGMSAIRAERDYVIHEDFMKAVRKLNEAKKLESSAHYSTDFGKE; from the exons ATGAGCAGCGAGAACGACGATGCTGCTCGCCGCAAGGCGGCCATTGCTGACTACCGGAAGAAGCTGCTGACTCACAAGGAGCTTGATGTCCGGGTTCGATCTG CAAGAGATAATCTAAGGGCTACAAAgaaggagtataataaaaCAGAGGATGATCTAAAGTCGCTTCAGAGTGTTGGACAGATAATAGGCGAAGTTCTGAGGCCCCTCGATAATGAACGCT TGATAGTTAAAGCCAGTAGTGGCCCAAGATATGTGGTTGGGTGCCGCAATAAAGTGGATAAGGAAAAACTTACAGCAGGAACTCGGGTAGTTTTGGATATGACTACACTTACGATTATGCGAGCTCTCCCTCGTGAG GTAGATCCTGTTGTGTATAACATGCTTCATGAAGATCCTGGGAATGTTAGTTATTCTGCTGTTGGTGGGCTGTCAGATCAGATCCGAGAACTGAGAGAATCTATAGAATTACCTCTAATGAATCCTGAGCTCTTCATAAGAGTTGGCATCAAGCCTCCCAAG GGTGTACTTCTGTACGGGCCTCCTGGAACCGGAAAAACGTTGTTGGCCAGAGCGATTGCTAGTAACATTGATGCCAATTTCTTAAAG GTAGTATCAAGTGCTATTATTGATAAGTACATCGGTGAGAGTGCGAGATTGATTCGGGAAATGTTTAATTATGCTCGTGATCACCAA CCCTGCATCATATTTATGGATGAGATTGATGCCATTGGTGGACGCCGTTTCAGTGAGGGAACAAGTGCTGACCGTGAAATCCAGAGGACACTTATGGAGTTGCTAAACCAACTTGATGGATTTGATCAGCTGGGGAAG GTTAAAATGATAATGGCGACCAACAGACCCGATGTCTTGGACCCTGCACTTCTTCGTCCTGGTCGCCTGGACAGGAAAATAGAGATACCATTGCCGAATGAACAGTCAAGGATGGAAATTCTGAAAATCCATGCTTCTGGGATAGCCAAACATGGTGAAATTGATTATGAGGCTGTTGTTAAACTGGCTGAA GGGTTTAACGGGGCAGATCTTCGTAACATCTGTACCGAAGCTGGAATGTCTGCAATTCGGGCAGAACGTGACTATGTCATTCATGAAGACTTTATGAAG GCTGTAAGGAAACTGAATGAAGCGAAGAAGCTGGAGTCAAGTGCTCACTACAGTACTGATTTTGGGAAGGAGTAG
- the LOC125187025 gene encoding bifunctional phosphatase IMPL2, chloroplastic isoform X2, which produces MQMQSLQLLPHSRSTFPSLTPPPAFPLALSSDRKPSALNLASIRFNSIKMDSARCSLSNGHGGTSQAAIALEFDDCDLDRFADVGNQLADAAGDVIRRYFRKSFDILDKPDLSPVTIADQAAEESMVKIIHENFPSHAIYGEENGWMCKEDFADFVWVLDPIDGTKSFITGKPVFGTLISLLHKGEPILGIIDQPILKERWIGITGRRTALNGQEISTRYCEQLSKAYMYTTSPHLFTGDAEVAFARVRSKVKVPLYGCDCYAYALLASGFVDLVVESGLKPYDFLSLIPVIEGAGGVITDWEGNQLKWEASSKSQAPPSFNVVAAGDKRVHDEALETLEWH; this is translated from the exons ATGCAGATGCAATCTCTCCAGCTCCTCCCCCATTCTCGCTCCACCTTTCCCTCTCTAACTCCGCCGCCTGCATTTCCTCTTGCTCTCTCCTCCGATCGTAAGCCTTCAGCCCTAAATCTCGCCTCGATTcgattcaattcaattaagaTGGATTCAGCTCGTTGCTCTCTCTCTAATGGCCACGGAGGTACAAGTCAAGCCGCCATTGCCCTAGAATTTGACGATTGCGACCTCGACCGTTTCGCAGACGTCGGCAACCAGCTTGCAGACGCCGCCGGCGATGTCATCCGCCGCTATTTCCGCAAGAGCTTCGACATACTCGATAAGCCGGATTTAA GTCCTGTGACGATTGCGGATCAGGCGGCGGAGGAGTCAATGGTGAAAATTATACATGAGAATTTTCCTTCTCATGCAAT TTATGGGGAGGAGAATGGATGGATGTGCAAAGAAGACTTTGCAGATTTTGTTTGGGTTCTGGATCCTATAGACGGCACTAAAAGTTTTATCACTG GCAAACCTGTGTTTGGAACTCTAATTTCTTTACTCCACAAGGGGGAACCG ATTCTTGGCATTATTGATCAACCTATCcttaaagaaagatggattgGCATAACTGGGAGGAGAACTGCTTTGAATGGACAGGAGATCTCAACACGTTATTGTGAACAACTGTCAAAAGCATATAT GTATACAACTAGCCCTCATTTATTTACTGGGGATGCTGAGGTGGCATTCGCTCGGGTTAGAAGTAAG GTAAAAGTGCCACTTTATGGCTGTGATTGTTATGCTTATGCTCTGTTGGCGTCAGGTTTTGTGGACCTCGTGGTTGAGTCAGGCCTCAAG CCATACGATTTCCTTTCCCTGATACCTGTGATCGAAGGTGCTGGTGGAGTTATAACAGATTGGGAAGGGAATCAACTGAAATGGGAGGCTTCTTCGAAATCACAAGCTCCTCCAA GCTTCAACGTAGTGGCGGCTGGGGACAAAAGGGTTCATGATGAAGCTCTGGAGACGTTGGAATGGCACTAG